A single Mangrovimonas sp. YM274 DNA region contains:
- a CDS encoding tetratricopeptide repeat protein — MKLAKVTALIIILFYFLNEAVYAQEMVLQNHNIDAVFQNFKSELRKASALHNEEGITRGHIKMADFYGSLRITNEALKHYQEALHFQTKQDTSTIYASNKIAELYLSLKKYEAAKKYLNESLKLSDALKFDKGKATALGLMGSVAEKESKYETALECQESSLKLFESLKDSTGLAVTYENIGSIYEDLEDYDKAYRYFAGARAFSIHSPMHVRLNIINNMGDVKRKNGEFEKGLTYTKLALEEAKIAGNTHQQESALKDLAKVYSALGDFQLAYQFMEEHAHLNEQEIERKNGEQVGALQVLYEVKEKEAQLALLHQQNEIQSIRQRILAFASVLALLTLSGWFIYFKKKKQQEAKIGAYKQQILQADLDRKTAEEAALQREIEFKLTALTNYSLHLANKNKMLENISRTLSNLKGRNQAMVVSKLNDLVKEIDLDLSKENEWTEFTGYFEQIHPQFFKNLNAAADEALSPSELRLAMLLRLNLSSKEIASILRITPDSVRIARYRMRKKLPLDSKQDLQAFLWEL; from the coding sequence ATGAAATTAGCCAAAGTTACTGCCCTAATTATTATTCTTTTCTATTTCTTAAATGAAGCGGTCTACGCACAAGAAATGGTGCTTCAGAACCATAATATTGATGCCGTCTTCCAAAATTTTAAATCAGAACTTCGCAAAGCTTCAGCCCTTCACAATGAGGAGGGAATCACAAGAGGACATATAAAGATGGCCGACTTTTATGGAAGTCTACGTATTACAAACGAAGCTTTGAAACATTACCAAGAGGCTTTACATTTTCAAACAAAACAAGATACATCGACCATTTATGCCAGCAATAAAATTGCAGAACTTTATTTGTCATTAAAAAAGTATGAAGCAGCTAAAAAATATTTGAATGAAAGTTTAAAACTTTCAGATGCTCTTAAGTTTGATAAGGGGAAAGCTACGGCTTTGGGCCTTATGGGAAGTGTTGCTGAAAAGGAATCCAAATACGAAACCGCCCTAGAGTGTCAAGAGAGTAGCCTAAAGTTGTTTGAAAGTTTGAAGGATAGTACAGGCCTTGCGGTTACTTATGAAAACATTGGAAGCATCTATGAGGATTTAGAGGATTATGATAAGGCGTACCGGTATTTTGCAGGGGCTAGAGCTTTTTCTATTCATAGCCCAATGCATGTGCGGTTGAACATTATCAATAACATGGGAGATGTTAAGCGTAAGAATGGAGAGTTTGAAAAGGGCTTGACCTATACAAAATTGGCGCTTGAAGAGGCGAAAATTGCAGGGAATACCCATCAACAGGAAAGCGCTTTAAAGGATCTGGCCAAAGTCTATTCGGCTTTGGGCGATTTTCAGTTGGCCTATCAGTTTATGGAGGAGCATGCCCATTTGAATGAGCAGGAAATAGAGCGAAAAAATGGGGAGCAAGTTGGGGCCCTTCAGGTGTTATATGAAGTTAAGGAGAAAGAAGCGCAACTAGCATTGCTACATCAGCAAAATGAAATACAGAGTATTCGGCAAAGAATTTTGGCTTTCGCCAGTGTTTTGGCACTTTTGACACTTTCGGGGTGGTTTATCTATTTCAAAAAGAAGAAGCAGCAAGAAGCTAAAATAGGTGCTTATAAGCAGCAAATATTACAGGCGGATTTGGATCGGAAAACGGCCGAGGAAGCTGCGTTGCAGAGGGAAATAGAATTCAAGCTAACAGCATTGACCAATTACAGTTTGCACTTGGCCAATAAAAACAAAATGTTGGAAAACATTTCAAGGACCTTGTCTAATTTGAAAGGAAGAAACCAAGCAATGGTGGTTTCTAAATTAAATGACTTGGTAAAGGAAATTGATTTGGATTTGTCCAAAGAAAATGAGTGGACAGAGTTTACAGGATATTTTGAGCAAATCCATCCTCAATTTTTTAAAAATTTAAATGCCGCCGCGGATGAAGCTCTTTCTCCTTCAGAATTGCGCTTGGCAATGCTGTTGCGACTCAATTTGTCTTCTAAAGAAATTGCGTCCATTCTAAGGATTACTCCTGATAGTGTGAGAATAGCAAGATATAGAATGCGCAAAAAATTACCCTTGGATTCTAAGCAAGACCTGCAGGCTTTTTTATGGGAGCTTTAG
- the rpmA gene encoding 50S ribosomal protein L27 — translation MAHKKGVGSSKNGRESESKRLGVKIFGGQAAVAGNIIVRQRGTAHNPGENVYAGKDHTLHAKVDGIVKFEKKKGGKSFVSIEPFEA, via the coding sequence ATGGCACATAAAAAAGGAGTCGGAAGTTCGAAAAACGGTAGAGAATCAGAATCGAAACGCTTAGGTGTTAAGATTTTTGGTGGTCAAGCAGCTGTAGCTGGTAACATTATCGTTAGACAAAGAGGTACTGCACATAATCCAGGTGAGAATGTGTATGCTGGAAAAGACCACACTTTACATGCTAAAGTAGATGGTATCGTAAAATTTGAGAAGAAAAAAGGTGGAAAATCTTTTGTTTCTATTGAGCCTTTCGAAGCTTAA
- a CDS encoding TonB-dependent receptor, whose protein sequence is MKLLKNLFIWCLLAFSSNAVLAQNGIIRGVITDDNGLSVPGATVAIDSLKKGAVSDFDGAYTLLEVPEGTYTVTVKYLGYSDISKEATVVPGGTVILDFTLTSKNTELDEVLVTGYGLSGQARALNTQKNKTNITNIVSTDQIGKFPDANIGDAVKRIPGITMQVDQGEARNIIVRGLSPQLNSVTLNGSRIPSAEGDNRNVQMDLIPSDMIQTIEVNKAVTPDMDGDALGGSVNLITRSSPQGFRLSATAGSGINFITDKRILNGSFLVGDRSKNDRFGWMVAASVNDNDFGSDNVEAEWEDEFEFNNGDEDNLEEVDVNPYASVFEIREYLVQRVRRSFSANFDYKLDQNNTLYFKSIYNWRDDRENRFRLENEILDGEDIELGDFTLDSNGNLTSFPVEAKRQTKGGISGGRNQNARLEDQRMQNYSLSGDHLLSNWKIDWLASYSKASEERLNERYMTYESEYAVTFNGNEDKPLFSPVDAGDADFTLFEFDELSEENQYTEEQDINFFVNAQVPLSFIKEQEGFLKFGGKTRLKNKNRDNDFTEFSPEGSDYDFLGDVPTRNYSDSDFLAGGQYQVGSFVNPSFLGSLNLYDTNLFEGEDLPDEYLTANFDVNENVYAGYAMMSQNFSSKFSVLFGARIEHTAIESEGNEIIFDEEGDFAGTNVLKDKNNYTNILPSVHVKYGLGENTVLRAAWTNTLARPNYVDLVPYMEVNNEDEEIFFGNSELDPTTSMNFDVMAEHYFKSVGIISGGVFYKDIDKFVYTRQTEDDNGYEIYQPLNGDGASVFGAEVSLQRRLDFLPGFAKNFNIYLNYTYLKSDADGIFNEDGEERTDLDLPNTAPNMFNGSLGYNGKYFSVRLSANYSDSYIDEIGGRPFEDRYYDEQLFVDFNATAAITKNLSLYVDLNNITNQPLRYFQGSKGRTMQMEYYEKRLTFGLKYDLFKK, encoded by the coding sequence ATGAAACTACTCAAAAATTTATTTATTTGGTGTCTTTTAGCATTTAGTTCTAATGCAGTTTTGGCCCAAAATGGTATTATCCGCGGGGTCATTACAGATGACAATGGATTGAGCGTCCCAGGAGCCACCGTGGCAATTGACAGTTTAAAAAAGGGAGCCGTTTCCGATTTTGATGGAGCCTATACTCTTTTGGAAGTTCCTGAAGGAACGTATACAGTTACGGTTAAGTATTTAGGATATTCCGATATCAGTAAAGAGGCAACTGTAGTTCCTGGAGGAACTGTAATCCTTGATTTCACCTTAACTTCTAAAAATACCGAATTGGATGAGGTATTGGTAACCGGGTACGGTTTAAGTGGTCAAGCAAGAGCTTTGAATACGCAAAAGAACAAAACCAACATTACCAATATAGTCTCTACCGACCAGATTGGGAAATTTCCAGATGCCAATATCGGGGATGCTGTAAAGCGTATTCCTGGTATCACGATGCAGGTAGACCAAGGAGAAGCGCGTAATATTATTGTAAGAGGTTTGTCGCCGCAATTGAACTCTGTAACCTTAAACGGAAGTAGGATTCCTTCGGCCGAAGGTGACAACAGAAATGTTCAAATGGACTTGATTCCTTCAGATATGATCCAAACCATTGAGGTGAACAAAGCGGTCACTCCTGATATGGATGGTGATGCTTTGGGTGGATCTGTGAACTTGATTACAAGATCCTCGCCACAAGGATTCAGATTGTCAGCTACCGCTGGGTCTGGTATCAACTTCATTACCGATAAAAGAATTCTTAACGGATCCTTTTTGGTTGGAGACCGTTCCAAGAATGACCGATTTGGTTGGATGGTAGCAGCCTCTGTCAATGACAATGATTTTGGAAGTGATAACGTAGAAGCAGAATGGGAAGATGAATTTGAATTCAACAATGGTGATGAGGATAACTTGGAAGAAGTTGATGTAAATCCTTATGCCAGTGTATTTGAAATTAGAGAGTACTTGGTGCAACGTGTACGAAGAAGTTTCTCCGCCAATTTCGATTATAAGTTAGATCAAAACAATACCCTTTATTTCAAGTCTATTTATAACTGGAGAGATGATCGTGAAAACAGATTCCGTTTGGAAAATGAGATTTTGGATGGGGAAGATATTGAATTAGGTGATTTTACCCTAGATAGCAATGGCAACTTAACAAGTTTCCCTGTTGAGGCAAAACGTCAAACTAAAGGAGGTATTTCTGGTGGACGTAACCAAAATGCACGTTTAGAAGACCAACGCATGCAAAATTATAGCTTAAGCGGGGATCATTTGTTGAGCAACTGGAAGATTGACTGGTTGGCATCGTATTCCAAAGCTTCTGAGGAGCGTTTAAACGAGCGATATATGACTTACGAAAGTGAGTATGCTGTGACATTTAATGGAAATGAGGATAAGCCATTATTTTCTCCAGTAGATGCTGGTGATGCTGATTTTACACTTTTCGAATTTGATGAATTATCAGAGGAAAATCAATACACAGAAGAGCAGGATATTAACTTCTTTGTAAATGCTCAAGTACCGTTAAGCTTTATCAAAGAACAGGAGGGATTCTTGAAGTTTGGTGGAAAAACCAGGTTGAAAAATAAAAATAGAGATAACGATTTTACAGAGTTCAGCCCAGAAGGAAGTGATTATGATTTCTTAGGTGACGTACCAACTAGAAACTATTCAGATTCAGATTTCTTGGCAGGAGGCCAATACCAAGTAGGATCGTTTGTAAACCCAAGCTTTTTGGGAAGTTTAAACTTGTACGATACCAACCTATTTGAAGGAGAAGATTTACCAGATGAATACCTAACTGCTAACTTCGACGTCAATGAAAACGTGTATGCGGGGTATGCCATGATGAGCCAAAATTTTTCTAGTAAATTCAGTGTATTGTTTGGAGCTAGAATTGAGCACACGGCTATTGAAAGTGAAGGGAATGAAATCATTTTTGATGAAGAAGGTGATTTTGCAGGAACCAATGTTCTTAAAGACAAAAACAACTACACCAATATTTTGCCAAGTGTACATGTAAAGTACGGATTGGGAGAGAATACGGTGTTGAGAGCTGCTTGGACCAACACTTTGGCGCGTCCTAACTATGTAGACTTAGTGCCTTATATGGAAGTGAACAACGAAGATGAGGAAATCTTCTTTGGAAATTCAGAATTGGATCCAACCACGTCTATGAACTTCGATGTAATGGCAGAGCACTATTTTAAATCTGTGGGAATTATCTCTGGAGGTGTATTCTATAAAGACATCGATAAATTTGTGTATACAAGACAAACTGAGGATGACAATGGATATGAAATCTACCAGCCTTTAAATGGCGATGGTGCAAGCGTGTTCGGTGCTGAGGTATCGTTGCAACGTCGTTTGGATTTCTTACCAGGCTTTGCTAAAAACTTCAACATCTATTTAAACTATACCTATTTAAAATCGGATGCTGATGGTATTTTCAACGAAGATGGTGAAGAGCGTACAGATTTAGATTTGCCTAACACGGCTCCTAACATGTTCAACGGATCTTTGGGATATAACGGAAAGTATTTCAGCGTACGTTTGTCTGCTAACTACTCCGATTCTTATATCGATGAAATCGGTGGACGTCCATTCGAAGACCGTTACTATGATGAGCAATTGTTCGTAGACTTCAATGCAACAGCTGCTATTACCAAAAACTTGAGTTTGTATGTTGATTTGAATAACATCACCAACCAACCATTACGCTACTTCCAAGGTTCTAAAGGAAGAACGATGCAGATGGAATACTATGAAAAGCGTTTAACTTTTGGATTGAAATACGATTTGTTTAAGAAATAA
- a CDS encoding DUF4199 domain-containing protein, whose protein sequence is MKTPFSVSVKFGLIIAVGLTAYFLLVRLIGLHENPWLRLFNGIIMAAGIYYAIKNYKAGSGSGFSYIDGFKTGLVSGVIGTLIFTGFMAVYMYHIDPAFTKLLLGEWFGNYGAGPGILVFIILIEGLTSAIVLTLSFMQIFKKSYNMPQNV, encoded by the coding sequence ATGAAGACACCTTTTTCCGTTTCTGTAAAATTTGGGCTGATTATTGCGGTGGGCCTAACAGCATATTTTTTATTGGTAAGGCTCATTGGTCTGCACGAAAATCCTTGGTTACGATTATTCAATGGTATCATAATGGCAGCAGGAATTTATTATGCCATTAAAAATTACAAAGCAGGCTCTGGTTCTGGCTTTAGCTATATCGACGGATTTAAAACTGGCTTGGTTTCGGGGGTAATAGGTACCCTGATCTTTACGGGATTCATGGCTGTTTATATGTATCACATAGACCCTGCCTTTACTAAATTGTTGTTGGGGGAATGGTTTGGTAATTATGGCGCAGGTCCCGGTATATTAGTGTTTATCATACTTATAGAGGGGCTTACATCCGCTATTGTCCTCACCCTGTCGTTCATGCAAATCTTCAAAAAAAGCTATAATATGCCTCAAAACGTATAA
- the rplU gene encoding 50S ribosomal protein L21 encodes MYAIVEIAGQQFKVEKDQKVFVHRLATDEGEAVSFDNVLLIGDGKNITVGAPAIAGAQVGAKVLKHLKGDKVIVFKKKRRKGYRVKNGHRQALTEIVIENIVASGAKPAAKAEKKAAAPKKAEASEDLSALTVAELREMAKAKDISGYSTMKKAELIAALS; translated from the coding sequence ATGTACGCAATTGTAGAGATAGCAGGGCAACAATTTAAAGTTGAAAAAGACCAAAAAGTGTTTGTTCACCGTTTAGCAACTGATGAAGGAGAAGCAGTATCTTTTGATAATGTACTTCTTATTGGTGACGGAAAGAACATTACTGTAGGCGCCCCAGCTATAGCCGGAGCTCAAGTAGGAGCAAAAGTTTTGAAGCACCTTAAAGGTGACAAAGTAATCGTTTTTAAGAAAAAACGTAGAAAAGGTTACCGTGTTAAAAACGGTCACAGACAAGCTCTAACCGAGATTGTTATTGAAAACATCGTTGCTTCTGGTGCTAAGCCAGCTGCAAAAGCTGAGAAAAAGGCTGCTGCCCCTAAGAAAGCTGAAGCTTCAGAGGATTTAAGCGCTTTAACTGTTGCTGAATTAAGAGAAATGGCGAAAGCAAAAGATATTTCAGGATATTCTACAATGAAGAAAGCTGAATTAATCGCTGCTTTAAGTTAA